A stretch of Desulfitobacterium dichloroeliminans LMG P-21439 DNA encodes these proteins:
- the glgD gene encoding glucose-1-phosphate adenylyltransferase subunit GlgD produces MSSAIGIISANMNSSVLQGLAQERPIAAVPFGGRYRLLDFALSSMVNSGIRTVGLVTPQQYRPMLDHLGAGKDWSLDRKSGGLFILPGAIHSLGQYDIRFSLKDIALNIEFLEKDCARNVIISSSDQVFNMDFRPIIDHHDQVEADVTLVYNQSNRPVKGQDIIYIRENEKGRINGLSKNNEMSGLDTPRKYFIDLFIIRRELLLKMIEGYRSVENIELIEVIAQHLGELKIQGHYFGGYVGRIHSVGDYFQSNLALLREEIRKDLFISTQPIRTKIRDNPPAKFGKKAQVKNSLISSGCTIEGAVENTILSRGVVIEEGCEIQNCIIMSKCVIGKGSKLQNVILDKFVAVNEGNVLQGKEDQPLVISKKAIV; encoded by the coding sequence GTGAGTAGTGCTATCGGTATTATATCGGCAAATATGAACTCAAGTGTCTTACAGGGTTTGGCGCAAGAACGTCCTATTGCAGCTGTTCCCTTTGGCGGACGCTATCGTCTTCTGGATTTTGCCCTTTCCAGTATGGTGAACTCGGGAATCCGCACAGTCGGATTAGTCACTCCTCAGCAATATCGTCCCATGTTAGACCATTTAGGCGCCGGAAAGGATTGGTCCTTAGACCGCAAATCGGGAGGACTTTTTATTCTGCCCGGTGCTATCCATAGCTTGGGGCAATATGACATTCGGTTTAGCTTGAAAGATATCGCCTTAAACATTGAGTTTCTGGAAAAGGATTGTGCCAGAAATGTTATTATCAGTAGTTCGGATCAGGTTTTCAATATGGATTTTCGTCCGATCATCGATCATCATGATCAGGTAGAGGCTGATGTTACCTTAGTCTATAATCAATCCAATCGTCCTGTAAAAGGGCAGGATATTATCTATATTAGGGAAAACGAGAAGGGGAGGATAAACGGACTAAGTAAAAATAACGAAATGTCCGGACTAGATACTCCTCGGAAGTATTTTATTGATCTCTTCATTATTCGCCGTGAACTTCTGCTGAAGATGATTGAAGGTTATCGTAGCGTCGAAAATATTGAGTTGATTGAAGTCATTGCCCAACATCTTGGCGAGCTTAAGATTCAGGGGCATTACTTTGGTGGATATGTGGGTCGAATCCATTCCGTTGGTGATTATTTTCAAAGCAATCTTGCTTTGTTGAGGGAAGAAATTCGTAAGGATCTTTTTATCAGCACCCAACCCATCCGCACAAAGATAAGAGACAATCCCCCCGCGAAATTTGGGAAGAAGGCACAAGTGAAGAATTCCTTAATATCTAGTGGCTGCACCATAGAGGGTGCGGTAGAAAATACCATCCTCTCCCGAGGGGTAGTGATTGAAGAAGGGTGCGAGATTCAAAATTGCATTATCATGTCCAAATGCGTGATCGGTAAAGGTTCGAAATTACAAAATGTTATTCTCGATAAATTCGTGGCAGTGAATGAAGGCAATGTCCTGCAAGGAAAGGAAGATCAGCCTTTGGTGATCTCCAAGAAAGCAATTGTCTAA
- the glgA gene encoding glycogen synthase GlgA: MKVLFALTEADPFIKTGGLGEVGGSLPLALREQGVEIRVILPKYSSIASSYRQAMNPLGSFTVPLAWRNQYCGLEELEYQGIHYYFLDNEYYFRRSKCYGDEDEGEQYAFFSRAVLESIRYLSGFKPDIIHCHDWHTALIPLFLKVFYAQDTLYYKIRTLFTIHNLKYQGSFSKETLADVLGLSWDYFTPDGLEFNGGINFMKAGIRYSDRVTTVSPTYAEEIQHPHWGEGLHEVIRTRQDSLKGILNGVPEAKGAQDLAAKRANRKKLQTQLGLLESEDMPILCMVSRLVEQKGVDLLLHVMEEILALDIQFIILGSGDPHYEERIKEFGHRFPDKFRPLLCYQDDLAQCIYAGADIFLMPSRYEPCGIAQMIAMSYGNIPVVRETGGLKDTVIPYSITTGEGNGFTFTHYNAHEFLYAIQGAVKMFRENKEAWLRLWENALNSEFSWSRSAAKYYEVYEDLYYLK, encoded by the coding sequence ATGAAAGTGCTTTTTGCCTTAACCGAAGCGGATCCCTTTATCAAGACGGGCGGTCTCGGCGAAGTAGGTGGTTCTCTTCCACTAGCGCTGCGAGAGCAGGGGGTTGAGATTCGGGTTATTCTTCCCAAATACAGCAGCATAGCCAGTAGCTATCGCCAAGCTATGAACCCCCTTGGTAGTTTTACAGTGCCCTTGGCCTGGAGAAACCAGTATTGCGGCTTAGAGGAGTTAGAGTACCAAGGCATTCATTATTACTTTTTAGATAACGAATACTATTTTCGGCGTTCAAAATGCTATGGCGATGAAGATGAAGGTGAGCAATATGCCTTCTTCAGCCGAGCTGTTTTAGAAAGCATTCGTTATCTTTCGGGATTCAAACCGGATATCATTCATTGTCATGATTGGCATACGGCATTGATTCCCCTCTTCCTCAAGGTCTTTTATGCCCAAGATACCCTTTATTATAAAATAAGAACCCTATTCACTATTCATAATCTAAAGTATCAAGGAAGCTTCTCCAAAGAGACATTGGCCGATGTGCTTGGATTGAGTTGGGACTATTTCACCCCGGATGGACTTGAATTTAACGGGGGTATCAACTTTATGAAGGCTGGCATTCGGTATAGTGATCGTGTGACGACTGTGAGTCCAACCTATGCTGAGGAAATCCAGCATCCTCACTGGGGTGAAGGGCTCCATGAGGTGATCCGTACGCGCCAGGATTCCCTTAAGGGCATTCTTAATGGTGTTCCGGAGGCGAAGGGTGCGCAGGATCTGGCTGCAAAAAGAGCAAATAGAAAGAAGTTGCAGACTCAACTGGGTTTGTTGGAATCGGAAGATATGCCGATTCTTTGTATGGTCTCACGGCTAGTTGAACAGAAGGGGGTGGACTTGCTTCTTCATGTCATGGAGGAGATTCTTGCCTTAGATATCCAATTCATCATTCTAGGCAGTGGCGACCCACACTATGAAGAGAGAATAAAAGAATTTGGGCATCGTTTCCCGGATAAATTCAGGCCTTTGCTTTGCTATCAAGACGATCTTGCCCAGTGCATCTATGCTGGGGCGGATATTTTCCTCATGCCTTCGCGTTATGAACCTTGCGGTATTGCCCAGATGATTGCCATGAGCTATGGGAATATCCCTGTAGTTAGAGAGACAGGAGGTTTAAAGGATACGGTCATACCCTATTCTATTACTACAGGAGAAGGGAATGGTTTTACTTTCACCCACTACAACGCCCATGAGTTTCTCTACGCTATTCAAGGAGCGGTAAAGATGTTTCGAGAGAATAAGGAGGCTTGGCTGAGGCTATGGGAAAACGCTCTGAACTCAGAATTTAGCTGGAGCCGATCGGCGGCAAAATATTATGAAGTCTATGAAGACCTGTATTATTTAAAATAA
- the trmB gene encoding tRNA (guanosine(46)-N7)-methyltransferase TrmB produces MRLRRKAWARPELENDDLVIINPSDYKGKWQEIFKNDQPIYLELGCGRGQFISQCAELNSQFNYIAIDLYDEVLVKALRKINEKKLINVRIIPMNIAKLEEIFSAEEIDKIYINFCNPWPSRRHHHKRLTYPNFLRVYKKILKKRSEIWFKTDDDDLFKDSLRYFGSVGFQEKLVHFDLHQSDFQENVMTEYEEKFSGQGIKIKFGIFEVDK; encoded by the coding sequence ATGAGACTTAGACGAAAAGCTTGGGCAAGGCCCGAATTGGAAAACGATGATTTGGTTATTATCAACCCATCTGATTATAAAGGTAAGTGGCAGGAAATATTCAAGAATGATCAGCCAATCTATCTGGAATTAGGATGTGGTCGAGGACAATTTATTAGTCAATGTGCAGAACTTAACAGCCAATTCAATTATATAGCTATAGATCTCTATGATGAAGTATTAGTTAAAGCCTTAAGAAAGATCAATGAAAAGAAATTAATTAATGTTCGGATCATTCCCATGAACATTGCCAAGCTGGAGGAAATATTTAGTGCGGAGGAAATAGATAAGATCTATATCAATTTCTGTAATCCCTGGCCTAGCCGAAGACATCACCACAAACGACTAACTTATCCTAACTTCCTAAGAGTCTATAAAAAGATCTTGAAAAAGCGATCTGAAATTTGGTTTAAGACAGATGATGATGATCTGTTTAAGGACAGCTTAAGATATTTTGGAAGTGTGGGTTTTCAAGAAAAGCTAGTCCACTTTGATTTGCACCAAAGCGATTTTCAGGAAAATGTCATGACCGAATACGAAGAAAAGTTCAGCGGGCAAGGAATAAAAATCAAGTTCGGTATATTTGAGGTTGATAAATAG
- the glk gene encoding glucokinase, whose protein sequence is MPYDKTDKGNPLYLAGDIGGTKTLLGLYSLKGTELTLVRERKSSSRDWQRLTPFIQGFLEEMALTPEDITGACLSLAGPLTQERCLLTNLNKVIHFQSLHSTLHFQRPLLFVNDLEAMGQGLLVSQKEDLLCLNSRAQNSISAPAIPSPNRALLAPGTGLGQAMILGNHQIYATEGAHRDYAPRTEQEIRLWRFLAQKYDHVSYERILSGPGLATIYHFLRWEAHPHSLHDPVPASEQITKRALAGICPLCTETLELFVKILGAEAGNLALMTLAYGGIYLGGGIPPKILPKLQEDDFMEAFLAKGRFRDLLSSIPIYVILNEKTPLLGAARLAAAAEYPIA, encoded by the coding sequence ATGCCTTATGATAAAACAGATAAAGGTAATCCCTTATATCTGGCCGGCGACATTGGCGGAACAAAAACTCTCTTAGGGCTTTATTCCCTCAAGGGCACCGAGCTCACCTTAGTTAGAGAAAGAAAATCCTCCAGCAGGGACTGGCAAAGGTTAACACCATTCATTCAAGGATTTTTAGAAGAGATGGCACTCACACCCGAAGACATAACCGGGGCCTGCCTCAGTCTCGCCGGACCCCTTACTCAGGAAAGGTGTCTGCTCACCAATTTGAACAAGGTTATTCATTTCCAATCCTTGCATTCCACTCTTCATTTTCAAAGGCCACTGCTTTTTGTCAACGACCTTGAGGCTATGGGACAGGGCCTATTAGTTTCACAAAAAGAGGATTTGTTATGTCTTAACTCTAGGGCACAAAACTCCATCTCCGCCCCCGCTATACCTTCTCCAAATCGGGCACTGCTTGCCCCTGGCACCGGCCTGGGTCAGGCCATGATCCTAGGCAATCACCAGATCTATGCCACAGAAGGGGCGCATAGAGATTATGCTCCCCGCACAGAACAGGAAATACGGTTGTGGCGTTTTTTAGCGCAAAAATATGATCATGTCAGCTACGAAAGAATTCTATCCGGTCCCGGACTGGCAACCATCTATCATTTTCTACGCTGGGAAGCCCATCCCCATTCTCTCCATGACCCCGTCCCTGCTTCTGAACAGATTACAAAAAGAGCCCTAGCCGGAATCTGTCCACTCTGTACAGAAACACTAGAACTCTTTGTTAAAATCCTGGGTGCAGAAGCAGGCAATCTCGCTTTAATGACCCTGGCCTATGGGGGAATATATCTGGGCGGGGGCATCCCCCCCAAAATTCTTCCCAAGCTACAAGAGGATGACTTCATGGAGGCCTTTCTCGCCAAAGGGCGTTTTAGGGATCTTCTTTCCTCCATTCCCATTTATGTGATTCTTAATGAAAAGACGCCTTTGCTGGGAGCAGCCCGCCTGGCGGCAGCAGCCGAATATCCTATAGCTTAA
- a CDS encoding bifunctional glycogen debranching protein GlgX/4-alpha-glucanotransferase, which translates to MPVEVQAYHHSHSEFFRNPFGAAPRGSRIQLRIHLKGTEWIEECLLRLWEGGKEVLLPMVPSVETPSSFPEEGVTFQVDYRVPDEPGLVWYFFMFKVREEVYYYGNNENQLGGEGQIYDQEPPGYQITVYNPMCMPDWYTRGIMYQIYVDRFFDGIEGGKLNNLPPKALLHGDWHDTPFYIKNEKGEVLRWDFFGGNLLGVLKRLPYLKELGISIIYLNPIFAASSNHKYDTGDYLTIDPMYGDISIFDSLVKEARRLGISILLDGVFSHTGDDSIYFNRYGNYPSLGAYQSPDSPYYSWYKWQEEGVYSCWWGVKTLPEVNELDASYRNYIIHSPQGVLQTWMNRGIKGWRLDVADELPDEFIKEFRQVMKALDPEAVLIGEVWEDPTNKSSYGKLRQYFWGSELDGTMNYPFREIFLQFLLGDQNAYQLHQRIMNLYENYPRENFFGQMNLIGSHDRARILTLLGEAPAPEDLTVYEQEDYRLPPHHRWLATQRLKLFTLIQMSFPGVPCVYYGDEAGLEGYPDPYNRGTYPWGREDQEILHWVKRVLRYRQEYDVLQQGDFVSWPLEGDVYSFKRRGEKEEIITLVNRSSQWPRVIKIELEKDIQQVIDLFEGVVIYAKADLDIQTEERIEIEITLPPLTGKSLYCQKNFRDPFFKKEIMTRSCGVLLSISSLPSAWGIGDFGNEAYDFVNFLAEGGQRIWQVLPLNPLDQGDSPYQSESAFAGNPLYISIDSLIQSELLKEEEARREYEDSVEQYLEADEGDGFTRVKAYKDNLLRLAYRRFKHVMSQGESDDKEYLNPSNFEAFIQTNQVWLQDYAYFKCLKLKHQGLAWNKWEEKFCLRDSEAIEVLTKEMAEEINVTYFIQYTFAYQWEKLKRYANTKGLTIMGDMPIFVGYDSSDVWANQEFFNLDEENIPRGTAGVPPDYFSPTGQNWGNPLYDWDTLAKMDYVWWKERLRQGLQRFDVLRLDHFRGFEAYWEIPRGANSAEQGRWLKGPGKRFFECLSREFGSLPLIAEDLGTITSEVKVLKGIFGFPGMKVMQFSPMGEEVTVQKCSQGHNDHKCIYYSGTHDNDTLLGWFLSQGYNTAQALKSVEVSIEELYKSQGTWVILPLQDILKLDSRARMNKPGTIAGNWNWRVEKMSLTQDVSAKLRSLAIRYNRLAGEPITETGVGSY; encoded by the coding sequence ATGCCTGTGGAAGTTCAAGCTTACCATCATTCGCACTCTGAATTTTTTCGCAACCCCTTTGGGGCCGCTCCACGTGGAAGCAGAATTCAGCTGAGAATTCATCTTAAGGGGACAGAGTGGATTGAAGAATGCCTTTTGCGCCTTTGGGAGGGAGGCAAGGAGGTTTTGCTTCCTATGGTCCCTTCTGTGGAAACCCCAAGCAGTTTCCCAGAGGAAGGAGTAACTTTCCAAGTTGATTATCGGGTACCGGATGAACCTGGGCTTGTCTGGTACTTTTTTATGTTTAAGGTAAGAGAAGAAGTCTATTACTACGGGAACAACGAGAACCAACTGGGTGGTGAGGGTCAAATCTATGATCAAGAGCCCCCAGGATATCAAATTACCGTCTATAACCCTATGTGCATGCCCGACTGGTATACCCGTGGCATCATGTATCAGATTTATGTGGATCGCTTTTTCGATGGAATCGAAGGTGGCAAACTTAATAATCTTCCCCCGAAGGCTCTGTTGCATGGGGACTGGCACGATACCCCTTTCTATATCAAAAATGAAAAGGGTGAGGTTCTGCGCTGGGATTTCTTTGGTGGAAACTTGCTAGGAGTCCTAAAAAGACTTCCCTACCTTAAGGAACTGGGGATAAGCATCATCTACCTGAATCCGATTTTCGCTGCCTCAAGCAATCATAAGTATGATACCGGGGATTATCTCACCATCGATCCCATGTATGGGGATATATCCATCTTTGACTCATTGGTGAAAGAGGCTCGTCGTTTAGGAATTTCAATTCTTCTTGATGGAGTCTTTAGCCATACCGGAGATGATAGCATTTATTTTAATCGTTATGGAAATTATCCCAGCTTGGGAGCCTATCAATCCCCTGATTCACCCTATTACTCTTGGTATAAGTGGCAAGAAGAGGGGGTATATTCCTGTTGGTGGGGAGTTAAAACCCTACCGGAAGTGAATGAACTAGACGCTTCTTACCGAAATTATATTATCCATTCCCCACAAGGAGTATTGCAAACGTGGATGAACCGTGGAATTAAGGGCTGGCGCTTGGATGTGGCCGATGAGCTTCCAGATGAATTTATCAAGGAATTCCGTCAGGTGATGAAAGCTTTAGACCCCGAGGCGGTTCTGATTGGTGAGGTCTGGGAGGACCCCACCAATAAATCCAGCTACGGAAAATTACGCCAATACTTTTGGGGCTCAGAATTAGATGGCACCATGAATTATCCGTTTCGGGAGATTTTTCTGCAGTTTTTGCTAGGAGATCAGAATGCCTACCAGCTTCACCAGCGAATCATGAATTTGTATGAGAACTACCCCCGGGAGAATTTCTTCGGACAAATGAATTTAATCGGTAGCCATGACCGTGCTCGCATTTTAACCTTGCTGGGAGAAGCGCCGGCGCCGGAAGATCTTACAGTGTATGAACAGGAAGACTATCGCTTACCCCCTCACCACCGTTGGTTGGCCACTCAACGTTTAAAACTCTTTACCTTGATTCAAATGAGCTTTCCTGGTGTGCCTTGTGTGTATTACGGGGACGAAGCAGGATTGGAGGGTTATCCTGATCCCTATAACCGAGGGACCTACCCTTGGGGGAGAGAAGATCAGGAAATTCTGCACTGGGTTAAACGAGTTCTACGTTATCGGCAAGAGTATGATGTGCTACAACAGGGTGATTTTGTATCGTGGCCCTTAGAGGGGGATGTTTATTCCTTCAAACGGAGGGGAGAGAAGGAAGAAATTATTACATTGGTTAACCGTAGTTCACAGTGGCCAAGAGTAATAAAGATTGAGCTGGAGAAGGATATACAACAGGTTATTGATTTGTTCGAGGGAGTAGTTATCTATGCAAAGGCTGATCTTGATATACAAACCGAGGAAAGAATCGAAATTGAAATTACCCTGCCTCCCTTGACGGGCAAGTCTCTATACTGTCAGAAGAATTTTAGAGACCCGTTTTTCAAGAAGGAGATAATGACTCGTTCTTGCGGGGTTCTTCTGTCCATTTCCTCCCTTCCGTCAGCTTGGGGAATTGGCGATTTTGGGAATGAGGCCTATGATTTTGTTAATTTCTTGGCTGAAGGCGGACAAAGAATATGGCAGGTCCTTCCCTTAAACCCTCTGGATCAGGGAGACTCGCCCTATCAGAGTGAATCGGCTTTTGCCGGTAATCCACTTTATATAAGTATTGATTCACTGATTCAATCAGAGTTGCTGAAGGAGGAAGAAGCGCGAAGAGAATATGAAGACTCTGTTGAACAGTATCTTGAAGCTGACGAGGGGGACGGCTTTACTCGGGTTAAGGCTTATAAAGATAACCTATTAAGGTTAGCTTACCGGCGCTTTAAGCATGTGATGTCTCAAGGGGAGTCTGATGATAAGGAATACCTTAATCCTAGTAACTTTGAAGCGTTTATCCAAACGAACCAGGTCTGGCTTCAAGATTATGCCTACTTTAAATGTTTAAAGCTAAAACATCAGGGTTTAGCCTGGAATAAGTGGGAAGAAAAGTTTTGTTTAAGAGATTCAGAGGCTATTGAAGTCTTAACCAAAGAAATGGCTGAGGAAATAAACGTCACTTATTTCATTCAATACACCTTTGCTTATCAATGGGAAAAGTTAAAGCGCTATGCCAACACTAAAGGGCTCACAATTATGGGGGATATGCCGATCTTTGTAGGGTATGACAGTAGCGATGTTTGGGCGAATCAGGAGTTCTTTAATCTTGATGAAGAAAACATCCCTAGAGGAACGGCTGGAGTTCCTCCGGATTATTTTAGTCCTACGGGGCAAAATTGGGGTAATCCCTTGTATGATTGGGATACTTTGGCTAAGATGGATTATGTATGGTGGAAGGAACGTCTTAGGCAAGGGTTGCAGCGCTTTGATGTATTGCGCTTGGATCATTTCCGTGGATTTGAAGCTTACTGGGAAATCCCAAGGGGAGCAAACTCTGCGGAACAAGGTCGTTGGCTGAAAGGACCGGGGAAACGGTTTTTTGAATGCCTGAGTCGAGAATTTGGCTCCTTGCCACTGATAGCCGAAGATTTGGGGACGATCACATCGGAAGTGAAGGTGCTCAAAGGCATTTTCGGTTTTCCGGGGATGAAGGTCATGCAGTTTTCGCCGATGGGGGAAGAAGTTACAGTACAAAAGTGTTCGCAAGGCCATAATGATCATAAATGTATCTATTATTCCGGAACCCATGATAATGACACCCTTTTAGGCTGGTTTCTATCCCAAGGGTATAATACGGCACAGGCTCTCAAGAGTGTCGAGGTGAGTATTGAAGAGCTGTATAAAAGCCAGGGAACTTGGGTTATTCTTCCTCTGCAAGATATTCTAAAATTGGATTCTCGCGCCAGAATGAATAAACCGGGTACAATTGCAGGGAATTGGAACTGGCGTGTGGAAAAAATGTCTTTAACCCAAGATGTCAGTGCGAAGTTAAGGAGCTTAGCTATAAGATATAACCGTTTGGCCGGAGAACCAATAACAGAGACAGGAGTTGGTAGTTATTAA
- a CDS encoding MFS transporter — MSYSKDFIRNTMIICLMTSFIAPFMVNSVNIAIPAISLDYAGTQLHLNWVVTIYLLTSAALSLPFGRLADILGRRKLFLLGIGLFGLSSLGCSLAFSLNSLIFFRFLQGIANAMVTGTSMAILTSVVPPQERGKALGITSAAVYIGLSLGPVLGGLIIQVINWRGIFVFGFIVDMIILILIFTKLNGEWKVADGEAFDYTGSILWASGLALVLLALSNLSLDPLYIIILIIGISLLVFFVRFELKSNSPIFAIRVFAKNTPFIFSNLATVINYSATFALSYLLSLYLQLVLGLDSSFSGLILLSQPVLMAFISPFAGRLSDKMEPRILSSLGMAITTVGLFFIIFLKPTTPIAILIVNLIFIGIGFGIFSSPNTNAIMSSVDKRYYSIASSTLGTMRLLGQTLSMATVSLITSAFIGNISLNSSEYPQVFMTSFKVSFTVFAALCIFGVFASLARGKKVDMDTPNS; from the coding sequence ATGAGCTACAGTAAAGATTTCATCCGCAATACCATGATTATTTGTCTCATGACATCCTTTATCGCGCCATTCATGGTTAATTCCGTAAACATTGCCATTCCCGCAATATCTCTTGATTATGCTGGAACCCAACTTCACTTGAACTGGGTAGTGACCATTTATCTTTTAACCAGCGCTGCTTTATCTTTACCTTTTGGTCGACTAGCCGATATTCTTGGCCGCAGAAAACTCTTTCTTTTGGGCATCGGTTTATTTGGTCTTAGCTCTCTAGGCTGCAGCTTGGCCTTCTCTTTAAATTCTTTGATTTTCTTCCGATTTCTTCAAGGAATTGCCAACGCCATGGTCACAGGTACTTCCATGGCGATTCTAACCTCTGTAGTACCTCCCCAAGAGCGTGGCAAAGCTTTAGGGATTACTTCGGCTGCTGTGTATATTGGTCTTTCTCTCGGTCCGGTCCTGGGAGGGTTGATTATTCAAGTGATTAACTGGAGAGGGATATTCGTTTTTGGCTTTATTGTGGATATGATCATTCTGATTCTCATCTTCACCAAACTCAATGGCGAATGGAAGGTTGCTGACGGTGAGGCTTTTGATTATACCGGAAGTATTCTTTGGGCATCGGGTTTAGCTCTTGTATTATTGGCCTTGTCGAATCTAAGCTTAGATCCCCTCTATATTATTATCCTAATCATCGGTATCAGTCTTTTAGTTTTCTTTGTTCGCTTTGAACTCAAATCAAACTCCCCGATCTTTGCCATCCGGGTCTTCGCCAAAAATACTCCCTTTATCTTTTCAAACTTAGCTACCGTCATCAATTACAGTGCTACGTTCGCCTTAAGCTACCTCTTATCTCTCTATCTACAGCTCGTATTAGGCTTGGACAGTTCTTTCTCGGGATTGATTCTGCTCTCTCAACCCGTCCTGATGGCCTTCATTTCTCCTTTTGCCGGACGACTGTCAGATAAAATGGAACCACGCATCTTATCCTCCCTTGGCATGGCTATCACTACTGTAGGACTCTTTTTTATCATCTTTCTTAAACCAACAACTCCAATTGCAATTCTTATAGTAAACTTGATTTTCATCGGTATTGGCTTTGGTATCTTCTCTTCACCTAATACCAATGCGATCATGAGTTCAGTGGATAAACGTTACTATTCTATTGCTTCTTCTACGCTGGGAACCATGAGGTTATTAGGCCAGACCTTAAGTATGGCTACTGTATCACTCATTACCTCAGCCTTTATTGGAAATATTAGTTTAAATTCCAGTGAATATCCTCAAGTTTTCATGACGAGCTTTAAGGTCTCGTTTACAGTATTTGCTGCACTGTGTATCTTCGGAGTTTTTGCCTCCTTAGCACGAGGCAAAAAGGTTGATATGGATACCCCAAATTCCTAA
- a CDS encoding glucose-6-phosphate isomerase — MVVIKSWERYKHHLYNDDELGLLLDISRMNFSDQFFSEMTKDMEKVYGEMELLEKGGLANPDEGRMVGHYWLRYPDLAPSVEISKGIQDNIADILRFAEQIHKGEITGEKKQAFRNILIIGIGGSSLGPRFVRSALASPRDKMKSFFIDNTDPDGIDYVLGEIGATLDSTLCIVISKSGGTIEPRNGMLEVKACYQELGLSFAKHAVAVTQVGSRLAETSHNENWLKAFPMWDWVGGRTSVLSSVGLLPLALQGMDIINLLQGAKDCDERTRGTDTPRNPGALLALMWYYATQDQRGKQMVVLPYKDRLELFAKYLQQLIMESLGKEKNLKGETVHQGIAVYGNKGSTDQHSYLQQLLEGPDNFFVTFIEVLKDREGTSPIMAENSTSGEYLQAFLLGTREALTEKRRESITITVKEINAYTIGVLIALFERAVSIYALLVGINAYHQPAVEMGKKVAGDAINLKNKILDFLKVHPGKTFSIPEIAQAIQEEEHQEMVFKILLHLTINPEHGVNLEQGHPLPETRFFVDG, encoded by the coding sequence TTGGTAGTTATTAAATCGTGGGAACGCTATAAACACCATTTATATAATGATGACGAACTGGGATTGCTTTTGGATATTAGTCGGATGAATTTTTCTGATCAATTTTTCAGCGAGATGACGAAGGATATGGAAAAAGTATATGGTGAGATGGAACTTCTGGAGAAAGGTGGATTAGCCAATCCTGATGAAGGGCGGATGGTGGGACATTATTGGTTGCGCTATCCAGATCTTGCCCCCTCAGTGGAGATTTCTAAAGGAATCCAAGATAACATTGCTGATATCCTTCGCTTTGCGGAGCAAATACATAAGGGAGAGATTACCGGGGAAAAGAAGCAAGCTTTTCGCAATATCCTCATCATCGGAATAGGTGGTTCAAGCTTGGGTCCCCGCTTTGTGAGGTCAGCCTTAGCTTCTCCTCGGGATAAAATGAAATCCTTTTTTATCGATAATACCGATCCCGATGGGATTGATTATGTGTTAGGTGAGATTGGGGCTACACTGGATTCCACCCTCTGTATTGTCATTTCTAAGAGTGGTGGTACGATTGAACCGCGTAATGGGATGCTGGAAGTTAAAGCTTGTTATCAGGAGTTAGGGCTATCCTTTGCTAAGCATGCCGTTGCGGTTACCCAAGTCGGTAGTCGATTGGCTGAGACCTCTCACAACGAGAATTGGCTCAAAGCGTTCCCTATGTGGGATTGGGTGGGTGGAAGGACTTCGGTTCTGAGCTCTGTAGGATTACTGCCCCTTGCTTTGCAAGGGATGGATATCATCAATCTGTTACAGGGTGCCAAGGATTGTGATGAACGAACTCGAGGTACGGACACTCCGCGTAATCCGGGAGCCCTTCTGGCTTTAATGTGGTATTATGCCACCCAAGATCAGAGAGGCAAACAAATGGTTGTTCTTCCCTACAAAGATCGTCTTGAGTTATTCGCTAAATACCTTCAACAATTAATCATGGAATCGCTCGGGAAAGAAAAGAACCTGAAAGGCGAAACGGTCCACCAAGGTATTGCGGTATATGGCAATAAAGGATCTACAGATCAGCATTCCTACTTACAGCAGCTTCTTGAAGGTCCTGATAATTTCTTTGTAACCTTCATAGAGGTCTTGAAGGATCGTGAAGGGACCTCACCCATCATGGCGGAAAATAGCACCAGTGGGGAGTATTTGCAGGCCTTTCTTTTAGGAACTCGAGAAGCACTGACAGAAAAAAGGCGCGAATCCATTACCATTACAGTAAAGGAAATCAACGCCTACACGATCGGAGTATTGATTGCCCTGTTTGAGCGGGCTGTAAGTATTTATGCCCTTTTGGTGGGGATTAACGCCTATCACCAACCGGCAGTAGAAATGGGCAAAAAAGTTGCGGGTGACGCAATCAATCTGAAGAATAAGATCCTGGATTTTCTAAAAGTCCATCCGGGTAAGACATTTTCTATCCCTGAAATCGCTCAGGCTATTCAGGAAGAGGAACACCAGGAGATGGTGTTTAAGATTTTGCTGCACTTGACGATTAATCCCGAACATGGGGTGAACCTGGAACAGGGGCATCCTTTACCGGAGACTAGGTTTTTTGTTGACGGTTAA